The following proteins come from a genomic window of Dehalococcoidia bacterium:
- a CDS encoding AMP-binding protein, translated as MTTSRAKATLRELATPESAECEALREMMLYCVDGFPTYRRMFDAEGIPRDEILAGDPLELLHQLPTLESGDVQSLSTEALSSVDSIVDTETSSGTAGGRKIRFITHEDNLAEHEFLAKLLAIAGVSQRDRVACVDTDPAAVMVSFPWACELLGTAESYCVSTGVDFEETLPLLKRLQPNVMISVPSIIQRLLEDGSAIPFGSISRVIYIGEGMTEKTRTRIAEGFGAEVHSYYGTSEASAIGIECSAHDGVHLMSSRHLLELDTSGSQGSVGELIVTTLEQRGLPLLRYRVGDLVRLREERCACGLEDPRVDILGRSEPFASILGSKIHHGGLLTSLNAAGMEGPLQVVLTNEGRTEVVTLRLSEANIDRVDSMRHSVLAEHTDIEFLCSSGFLEVRFEFRPLPVLLATRKSDVLIDLRESN; from the coding sequence ATGACCACCAGTCGCGCTAAGGCGACCCTGCGGGAACTCGCCACTCCAGAGAGTGCTGAGTGCGAAGCGTTGCGCGAGATGATGCTCTACTGCGTTGATGGTTTCCCGACTTATCGCCGTATGTTTGACGCTGAGGGAATCCCAAGAGACGAGATACTAGCCGGCGATCCACTGGAACTTCTTCATCAATTGCCGACATTGGAGTCTGGAGACGTCCAATCGTTGAGTACAGAGGCCTTGAGCTCGGTTGACTCGATTGTCGACACGGAGACATCTTCTGGAACTGCTGGCGGCAGAAAGATCCGGTTCATTACTCACGAAGACAACCTTGCTGAGCATGAATTCCTTGCGAAGCTCCTCGCAATCGCAGGCGTGAGTCAGAGAGACAGGGTCGCCTGCGTGGACACAGATCCGGCTGCGGTAATGGTGTCGTTCCCCTGGGCCTGCGAGCTGCTGGGCACAGCAGAGTCGTATTGTGTGAGCACAGGCGTGGACTTTGAAGAGACGTTGCCCTTGCTGAAGAGACTTCAGCCGAACGTAATGATCAGCGTGCCATCAATCATCCAGAGGCTGCTGGAAGATGGATCGGCTATCCCATTCGGATCCATTAGCAGGGTCATCTACATCGGAGAGGGGATGACAGAAAAGACCCGCACGAGGATCGCCGAGGGATTCGGTGCAGAGGTGCACTCGTACTACGGCACCAGTGAGGCCTCAGCCATCGGTATTGAATGCAGTGCTCATGACGGGGTACACCTCATGTCCTCCCGTCACTTACTCGAACTCGATACAAGTGGGAGTCAGGGCAGCGTGGGTGAGTTGATTGTCACGACACTGGAGCAGCGAGGGCTGCCGCTGTTGCGGTATCGCGTGGGAGACCTTGTCCGGCTTCGTGAGGAACGTTGCGCCTGTGGGCTCGAAGACCCGCGGGTGGACATACTCGGACGCTCGGAGCCATTCGCCTCTATACTCGGGTCGAAGATTCACCACGGCGGCTTGCTCACTTCGCTCAACGCCGCCGGAATGGAAGGCCCTCTTCAAGTAGTGCTTACCAACGAAGGACGAACGGAAGTGGTGACGCTGCGGCTTTCCGAAGCAAACATCGACAGAGTGGATTCGATGCGCCATTCGGTGCTTGCCGAACACACCGACATTGAATTCCTGTGCTCAAGTGGATTCTTGGAAGTCCGTTTTGAATTTCGGCCACTCCCAGTCCTACTCGCGACCCGCAAGTCAGATGTGCTCATAGATCTCCGGGAATCAAATTGA